The genomic window CCGCCGTGTCCCGCAGTACACGGTAGCCACCCCGGCGCCGTCGTGCCCTCGCGCTCAGCCCAGCCGGCGCCGGACCGGCCCGGCACTCCTCGCGTACCTCGGCGAGGGTGGCGGGGGAGCGGGCCGCTTGCCCTGCCACGTCAGTGCCTTCATGCCTGAATGTTCCCTCTTCGGGTGCCCTCCATCGGACTGCTACCCGCGCTCGGGGACTTGAACCGGCGGTGGGCGGCGCCCCCGGGCTCAGGGCCCGCCGCCCTGGCATCCCCTGGCGCCGCCGTTGCCCCACGGCCCGTCCCTGCTGTCCGGAGAGCCTTTGGAGCTGATGTCGGCAACGAATCGGGCCTCGCCCGGTGCGGTTCCGTCCGGCGCGCCGTGATGTCGTGGACGATTCAGCTCCACAGCACGCCCTCCACGGGCCCGTCGCGTGCGGCGGCCAGCCGTCCGGTTCCGGCGTCCGGTCCCGGAAGCGGTCCGACCGCCGTACCCCTCGCTGGGGCACGGCGGTCGGTGACGGCGCTGGGGGCGGCCGGGCTCAGGAGCCCGGCGTGTCGCCGCGCTTGGCGGTCGCCGCGAGGTAGTCGCGGTTGAGCCGGCCGATGGTGTTCAGCGGGATGCCCTTCGGGCAGACCGCGGTGCACTCACCGGCGTTGGTGCAGCCGCCGAAGCCGGCCTCGTCGTGCGCGTCGACCATGCCGATCACCCGGGTGTACCGCTCGGGCTGGCCCTGCGGCAGCAGCGAGAGCTGGGTGAGCTTGGCGGCGGTGAAGAGCATGCCGGAGCCGTTCGGGCAGGCCGCCACGCAGGCGCCGCAGCCGATGCAGGCGGCCGACTCGAAGGCGGCGTCCGCGTTGGCCTTGGCCACCGGGGTGGAGTGCGCCTCGGGGGCGCTGCCGGTCGGCGCGGTGATGTACCCGCCAGCGGCGATGATCTTGTCGAAGGCGCCCCGGTTGACCACCAGGTCCTTGATGACCGGGAAGGCGCGGGCCCGCCACGGCTCGATGTCGATCGTCTCGCCGTCGGAGAACTGCCGCATGTGCAGCTGGCAGGCGGTGGTGCCGCGCTGCGGCCCGTGCGCGTCGCCGTTGATCATCAGGCCGCACATGCCGCAGATGCCCTCGCGGCAGTCGTGGTCGAACGCCACCGGCTCCTCGCCGGCGAGGATCAGCCGCTCGTTGAGCACGTCGAGCATCTCCAGGAACGACATGTCCGGGGAGACGTCGTCGACCTGGTAGGTCACCATCCGACCCTTGTCCTCAGGGCCCTTCTGGCGCCAGATGCGCAGGGTCAGGTTCACTTGTAGCTCCGCTGCGTGGGGTGGACGTATTCGAACTTCAGGTCTTCCTTGTGCAGCACGGACGGCTCGCCGGTGCCGGTGTACTCCCAGGCCGCC from Micromonospora kangleipakensis includes these protein-coding regions:
- a CDS encoding succinate dehydrogenase/fumarate reductase iron-sulfur subunit, with the translated sequence MNLTLRIWRQKGPEDKGRMVTYQVDDVSPDMSFLEMLDVLNERLILAGEEPVAFDHDCREGICGMCGLMINGDAHGPQRGTTACQLHMRQFSDGETIDIEPWRARAFPVIKDLVVNRGAFDKIIAAGGYITAPTGSAPEAHSTPVAKANADAAFESAACIGCGACVAACPNGSGMLFTAAKLTQLSLLPQGQPERYTRVIGMVDAHDEAGFGGCTNAGECTAVCPKGIPLNTIGRLNRDYLAATAKRGDTPGS